The proteins below are encoded in one region of Pseudonocardia sp. DSM 110487:
- a CDS encoding nuclear transport factor 2 family protein yields MSAATRIADRIEIADLFARLADLLDEGRHDDAHTVYHDDVVVRSPRGGELHGIGEVTAYLERSRVEGERTQHVHAGVLVDVDGDRARATANELVYFYRDGAPPHRTSGLRAACAAVRTPSGWRFSEIRISLAWTQEK; encoded by the coding sequence GTGTCCGCTGCCACCCGGATCGCCGACCGCATCGAGATCGCCGACCTGTTCGCCCGCCTGGCCGACCTGCTCGACGAAGGCCGTCATGACGACGCCCACACCGTGTACCACGACGACGTCGTGGTGCGCTCGCCGCGCGGCGGTGAGCTGCACGGCATCGGCGAGGTGACCGCCTACCTGGAGCGGAGCCGGGTCGAGGGGGAGCGCACTCAACACGTGCACGCCGGCGTGCTGGTGGATGTCGACGGGGACCGCGCGCGGGCCACGGCGAACGAGCTCGTGTACTTCTACCGCGACGGCGCACCTCCGCACCGGACGAGCGGCCTGCGCGCGGCCTGCGCCGCGGTGCGGACCCCTTCGGGCTGGCGATTCAGCGAGATACGCATCTCCCTCGCCTGGACGCAGGAGAAGTGA
- a CDS encoding sugar ABC transporter permease, which produces MPVEETQVEKSAGAASAAERAAPASARAADFGIDTTARSTDEAIRAYLRNLRNGDLGALPALLGLAALFVLFTVLDSGGTFPSLLNLANLLQQGAGQTIIAMGLVFVLLTGEIDLAAGTGSGLAAAVMALHLVSSGNLLGGMGTTVFLLFLVVTVIAIALALMLRIWFGAVLSAVALVLMLVGFPPNPWLEMLLAVCVGVTIGCLTGFAVAKLGMPSFVVTLALFIAWQGVILQLIGDGGTLGLRDPVIIAVANGNLSTLASWLLFVIGAGGYAAVLLNRQRSRRKLGLVAQPTGLVLLKVGAVVVLAAVATFLLTLDRSPGTTAIAGVPYVVPVVLVLLVAGTYVLDRTRFGRHVYAVGGNREAARRAGIDVTRVRATVFVIGAACAAIGAIVYSSKVGSVSPAAGGGNTLLFAVGAAVIGGTSLFGGRGRVSNAVIGGAVLATVNNGLGLLGQPASVVFLVNGLVLLLAAGVDVLSRRRSAVAGR; this is translated from the coding sequence ATGCCCGTGGAGGAGACCCAGGTGGAGAAGTCGGCCGGGGCCGCGAGTGCTGCGGAGCGCGCCGCGCCCGCATCGGCGCGGGCGGCCGACTTCGGCATCGACACGACCGCCAGGAGCACCGACGAGGCCATTCGCGCCTATCTGCGCAACCTGCGCAACGGCGACCTGGGTGCGCTGCCCGCCCTGCTCGGGCTGGCGGCCCTGTTCGTGCTGTTCACGGTCCTCGACTCGGGTGGCACGTTCCCGAGCCTGCTGAACCTGGCCAACCTGCTGCAGCAGGGCGCGGGCCAGACGATCATCGCCATGGGCCTGGTGTTCGTGCTGTTGACCGGTGAGATCGACCTCGCCGCCGGCACCGGGTCCGGGCTCGCGGCGGCCGTGATGGCGCTGCACCTGGTGAGCAGCGGCAACCTGCTCGGGGGCATGGGCACAACCGTGTTCCTGCTGTTCCTCGTGGTCACCGTGATCGCGATCGCGCTCGCGCTGATGCTGCGCATCTGGTTCGGCGCCGTGCTCTCGGCCGTGGCGCTGGTACTGATGCTGGTCGGGTTCCCGCCGAACCCGTGGCTGGAGATGCTGCTGGCCGTGTGCGTCGGCGTGACGATCGGCTGCCTCACCGGGTTCGCCGTCGCGAAGCTCGGCATGCCCTCGTTCGTGGTGACGCTCGCGCTGTTCATCGCGTGGCAGGGCGTGATCCTGCAGCTGATCGGCGACGGCGGCACGCTGGGCCTGCGCGACCCGGTGATCATCGCGGTGGCCAACGGCAACCTGTCGACGCTCGCCAGCTGGCTGCTGTTCGTGATCGGTGCGGGCGGCTACGCGGCCGTGCTGCTGAACCGGCAGCGGTCGCGGCGCAAGCTCGGGCTGGTGGCCCAGCCGACCGGCCTGGTGTTGCTCAAGGTCGGCGCGGTCGTGGTGCTCGCCGCCGTGGCGACGTTCCTGCTCACGCTCGACCGCTCGCCGGGCACCACGGCGATCGCGGGCGTGCCGTACGTGGTACCGGTCGTGCTCGTGCTGCTCGTGGCCGGCACGTACGTGCTCGACCGGACGCGCTTCGGCCGGCACGTCTACGCGGTCGGCGGCAACCGGGAGGCCGCGCGCCGGGCGGGCATCGACGTCACACGCGTGCGGGCGACCGTGTTCGTGATCGGTGCGGCGTGCGCGGCGATCGGCGCGATCGTCTACTCCTCGAAGGTGGGTTCGGTGTCCCCGGCCGCCGGTGGCGGTAACACGCTGCTGTTCGCCGTGGGCGCCGCGGTGATCGGCGGCACGTCCCTCTTCGGCGGGCGCGGACGCGTCAGCAACGCCGTGATCGGCGGTGCGGTGCTCGCCACCGTGAACAACGGCCTCGGCCTGCTCGGCCAGCCGGCGTCGGTGGTTTTCCTCGTCAACGGCCTGGTTCTCCTGCTCGCCGCGGGTGTCGACGTGCTGTCGAGGCGGCGGTCGGCGGTCGCCGGCAGGTGA
- a CDS encoding ROK family protein: MSRTWGGDGGGGAPALTAGARPDEARRHNRAALLRRLHVAGPCTRATLAAELGLNRSTIKAVVDGLAEAGVVTEAVPAQRNGAGRPSLMVLPEPEAAVVLAIDVRVEQVAMAMVGIGGQVLGRHSWNLHHRTRTPGEVITHIAESAQLLADELAVAARGAAVSVPGVVRRDDGFVHEAPNLGWRDVALGTRLGAVLRIPVQVANDAELGALAEHVRGEAHDVDDLVYISADRGVGGGVIAAGRPMRGTRGYVGEIGHLVVRPGGRDCYCGNRGCWETEVGEAALCRALGLPEDTPRGVIVAELRSLETAPLPGPLDEFAEWLATGLVTVVNVTAPDLVVLGDLFTALPPAVVDHVRTQVHERSLVSRAVGGTRIEISPLGRDAKLVGAAELAFEPVLGAV, translated from the coding sequence GTGAGTCGCACGTGGGGCGGTGACGGTGGCGGCGGGGCGCCTGCCCTCACGGCAGGTGCCCGGCCCGACGAGGCCCGTCGGCACAACCGAGCCGCCCTGCTCCGGCGCCTGCACGTCGCCGGGCCCTGCACGCGTGCCACGCTCGCCGCCGAGCTGGGGCTCAACCGCAGCACGATCAAGGCGGTGGTCGACGGGCTGGCCGAGGCCGGGGTCGTCACAGAGGCGGTGCCCGCGCAGCGCAACGGGGCGGGCCGCCCGTCGCTGATGGTGCTGCCCGAGCCGGAGGCGGCCGTGGTGCTCGCGATCGACGTGCGGGTCGAGCAGGTGGCGATGGCCATGGTTGGCATCGGCGGGCAGGTGCTCGGCCGGCACAGCTGGAACCTGCACCACCGCACCCGCACCCCGGGCGAGGTGATCACGCACATTGCGGAGTCGGCGCAGCTGCTCGCCGACGAGCTCGCCGTGGCCGCGCGCGGGGCGGCGGTGTCGGTGCCGGGCGTCGTCCGGCGGGACGACGGGTTCGTGCACGAGGCGCCCAACCTCGGCTGGCGCGACGTCGCGCTCGGCACCCGCCTCGGCGCGGTGCTGCGGATCCCGGTGCAGGTGGCCAACGACGCCGAGCTCGGGGCGCTCGCCGAGCACGTCAGGGGCGAGGCGCACGACGTCGACGACCTCGTCTACATCTCGGCCGACCGCGGCGTCGGCGGCGGGGTGATCGCCGCGGGGCGGCCCATGCGCGGCACCCGCGGCTACGTCGGCGAGATCGGCCATCTCGTCGTCCGGCCCGGCGGGCGGGACTGCTACTGCGGCAACCGCGGCTGCTGGGAGACCGAGGTGGGGGAGGCCGCGCTGTGCCGGGCGCTCGGCCTGCCCGAGGACACCCCGCGGGGCGTGATCGTGGCGGAGCTGCGCTCGCTCGAAACGGCTCCGCTGCCCGGCCCGCTCGACGAGTTCGCCGAGTGGCTCGCGACCGGTCTCGTCACGGTCGTCAACGTGACGGCACCGGACCTCGTGGTCCTCGGCGACCTGTTCACGGCGCTCCCGCCCGCGGTCGTCGACCACGTCCGGACCCAGGTGCACGAGCGGAGCCTGGTGAGCAGGGCCGTCGGCGGCACCCGCATCGAGATCAGCCCGCTCGGCCGCGACGCCAAGCTGGTGGGGGCGGCCGAGCTGGCGTTCGAGCCGGTGCTGGGTGCGGTCTAG
- a CDS encoding NAD(P)/FAD-dependent oxidoreductase, with protein sequence MIVGAGFGGLFAAKALRSAPAAVTMINGTTYHLFEPLLYQVAAGILSEGEVAPPIREILRHRDLDVRLGWVTDVDVEDRTVLVSAPDGRERRVPYDTLIVAAGARNSYFGNERFAEHAPSLKNIDDALEVRSRIFHAFEMAELEEDPEARRRWLTFVVIGAGPTGVELAGQIAELAHRALKGQYRHADLAETRVVLLDAADRVLPAFDRPLSVNARRQLTRMGVDVRLATRVVDVDASGVELEGGERIEAHTKIWAAGVAAPPLAGHLAEATGAATDRAGRIRVEPDLTIPGHPEIFVVGDMAALDLPGVAQVAMQGGRYAARVTAGRLTGRPVTTPFRYFDKGNMATIGRFSAVANVGKLHFSGLLGWLMWLGVHLFYLIGFKNKVTTLMHWVASFLGRGRAERIATAQQIEARNALRRRDAA encoded by the coding sequence GTGATCGTCGGCGCCGGCTTCGGTGGACTGTTCGCCGCCAAGGCACTGCGCTCGGCGCCCGCCGCCGTCACCATGATCAACGGCACCACCTACCACCTCTTCGAACCCCTGCTCTACCAGGTGGCCGCGGGCATCCTGTCCGAGGGCGAGGTGGCCCCCCCGATCCGGGAGATCCTCCGCCACCGCGACCTCGACGTCCGGCTCGGCTGGGTCACCGACGTGGACGTCGAGGACAGGACGGTGCTCGTCAGCGCGCCCGACGGCCGTGAGCGGCGGGTGCCGTACGACACGCTGATCGTGGCGGCGGGCGCCCGCAACTCCTACTTCGGCAACGAGCGGTTCGCCGAGCACGCGCCATCGCTGAAGAACATCGACGACGCCCTCGAGGTGCGCAGCCGGATCTTCCACGCGTTCGAGATGGCCGAGCTCGAGGAGGACCCGGAGGCCCGCCGCCGCTGGCTCACGTTCGTCGTGATCGGTGCGGGCCCGACCGGCGTCGAGCTGGCCGGGCAGATCGCCGAGCTCGCACACCGAGCGTTGAAGGGCCAGTACCGCCACGCCGACCTGGCCGAGACCCGCGTCGTCCTGCTCGATGCGGCGGACCGCGTGCTGCCGGCGTTCGACCGGCCGCTATCGGTGAACGCGCGGCGCCAGCTGACCAGGATGGGCGTCGACGTGCGCCTCGCCACCCGCGTGGTGGACGTGGACGCGAGCGGCGTCGAGCTCGAGGGCGGGGAACGCATCGAGGCGCACACCAAGATCTGGGCGGCCGGCGTCGCGGCCCCTCCGCTGGCCGGCCACCTCGCCGAGGCCACCGGGGCCGCGACCGACCGCGCCGGCCGGATCCGCGTCGAGCCGGACCTCACGATCCCCGGTCATCCCGAGATCTTCGTGGTCGGCGACATGGCCGCCCTCGACCTGCCCGGCGTGGCACAGGTCGCGATGCAGGGCGGCCGCTACGCCGCCCGGGTCACCGCGGGACGGCTCACCGGCCGGCCGGTGACGACGCCGTTCCGGTACTTCGACAAGGGCAACATGGCCACGATCGGCCGCTTCTCCGCCGTGGCGAACGTGGGGAAGCTGCACTTCAGCGGCCTGCTCGGCTGGCTGATGTGGCTCGGGGTGCACCTGTTCTACCTGATCGGCTTCAAGAACAAGGTCACCACGCTGATGCACTGGGTGGCGAGCTTCCTGGGAAGGGGCCGGGCGGAGCGGATCGCCACGGCACAGCAGATCGAGGCCCGCAACGCCCTGCGCCGCCGGGACGCCGCCTAG